The following are encoded together in the Hoplias malabaricus isolate fHopMal1 chromosome 3, fHopMal1.hap1, whole genome shotgun sequence genome:
- the dctn2 gene encoding dynactin subunit 2 produces MADPKYANLPGIAFNEPDVYETSDLPEDDQAQFESEELCSDSVERIVVNPNAAYDKFKDKRVGTKGLDFSDRISKTRRVGYESGEYELLAEGGGVKETPQQKYQRLLNEIQELTQEVEHLQASTKESNAEERLTPVVLAQRAAQLKQQLVSAHLDSLLGPNAHINLADPDGALAKRLMTQLEVARGVRTSAGVEGKSSGVKGPDGVVLYELHSRPEHERFTESAKVAELEKRLAELETAVGSGSDKQGPLSAGLQGASLMETMELLEARVNALDAATLDQVEARLQSVLGKMNEIAKHKAAIEDAETQTKVSQLYDVVQKWDAMATSLPQVVQRLIAVKELHEQAMQFGQLLTHLDTTQQMINNALKDNSTLLTQVQQTMKENLVSVEENFATLEQRIKKLSK; encoded by the exons ATGGCAGACCCGAAGTACGCCAATCTGCCGGGCATC GCCTTTAATGAGCCTGATGTCTATGAGACCAGCGACTTGCCTGAGGATGACCAGGCACAGTTTGAGTCG GAAGAGCTGTGCAGTGACAGTGTTGAGCGCATTGTGGTCAACCCTAACGCTGCCTATGACAAGTTCAAAGACAAACGTGTCGGCACTAAGGGCCTTG ACTTCTCAGACCGCATCAGCAAGACTCGCAGAGTGGGCTATGAGTCTGGAGAATATGAGCTT cTTGCAGAGGGGGGTGGGGTAAAGGAGACTCCTCAGCAGAAATATCAGCGGCTTCTTAACGAGATCCAGGAGCTCACACAGGAAGTGGAACACCTTCAG GCAAGCACTAAAGAGAGCAATGCAGAGGAGCGCCTGACGCCGGTGGTCCTGGCCCAGCGGGCAGCTCAGCTCAAACAGCAGCTGGTCTCAGCACACCTGGACTCGCTTCTGGGCCCGAACGCCCACATCAACCTCGCTGACCCAGATGGAGCTCTTGCCAA GCGGCTGATGACTCAGCTGGAGGTGGCACGGGGTGTGCGTACTAGTGCAGGAGTAGAGGGGAAGAGCTCGGGAGTCAAAGGGCCAGATGGAGTTGTTCTGTATGAGCTACACAGCCGGCCTGAGCATGAGCGCTTCACTGAATCTGCCAAG GTCGCTGAACTAGAGAAGAGGTTGGCAGAATTGGAGACAGCTGTAGGTTCAGGGTCCGATAAGCAG GGTCCTCTCAGTGCTGGACTTCAGGGAGCAAGTCTTATG gAGACTATGGAGTTGCTGGAGGCTCGCGTTAACGCTCTGGATGCTGCTACTTTGGACCAGGTTGAAGCAAGACTGCAG AGTGTTTTGGGGAAGATGAATGAAATAGCAAAGCACAAGGCTGCGATTGAAGATGCTGAGACACAAACTAAG GTGTCACAGCTGTACGATGTGGTGCAGAAATGGGATGCCATGGCAACCTCCCTCCCTCAGGTTGTCCAGAGACTGATAGCTGTTAAAGAACTTCATGAGCAAG CCATGCAGTTTGGGCAGCTGCTGACCCATCTGGACACCACACAGCAGATGATCAACAATGCGCTGAAGGACAATAGCACATTGCTCACGCAG GTGCAGCAGACAATGAAGGAGAACCTGGTCTCAGTGGAAGAGAACTTCGCTACACTCGAACAGAGGATTAAGAAactctcaaaataa